The following are encoded together in the Novipirellula caenicola genome:
- the pepN gene encoding aminopeptidase N, producing the protein MTATQSIQPVLRSDYQPPTYWIENVELDFDLDPRETLVTSRISVRRNPEQSSSKLDLAGENLKFQSVAVDGKRLDETQYQLRDDGMTLLDLPESCVIETKVLVSPVTNKSLSGLYQTSGNYCTQCEAVGFRRITYFLDRPDVMTTYRVTIRGDKQSCPVMLSNGNRVSQRSLDDGRHEVVWEDPFPKPSYLFALVAGNLRCHRGTFTTRSGRDVALEIWVEPQNIDKCEHALVSLQKSMKWDEDVFGLEYDLDIYMIVAVNDFNMGAMENKGLNVFNSKYVLALPDTATDEDYMLIEAVIAHEYFHNWTGNRVTCRDWFQLTLKEGLTVFRDQQFTADQTSAAVKRIDDVSGLRAGQFVEDSGPMAHPIRPESYISMDNFYTATVYRKGAEIIRMYHTILGAEGFRRGMDLYFERHDNSAVTCDDFRAAMADANDVNFDLFDRWYSQAGTPELTVTEAWDAAKGEYTLTMTQSYPPLPGGNPGTVDRKPVPLPVRVGLLDAESGEEIEQHGGVVMLQSESESFTFGGLTAKPIASVLRGFSAPVRLRMQRSEAELAFIMAHDTDSFNRWDAGQTLATKLLIDAANVISEGGNLELSGQFRDAFGRVLHDDSVDEAFKALALTLPRESVLGQEMAVIDPDSLHTARQFYRQQLAESFQSELTALYNDQAADGAYKNDQQSINRRRLKNVVLAYLSALDTSESVSLVAGQFDQADNMTNKQAALSLLANLDVPAREEALAAFYKKYQSDPLVIDKWFAVQAVSSREDTIEQVKRLTTHPDFSVDNPNRVRSLIGAFTQNQVRFHQADGAGYKLLADYVLKIESANPQLAARLVAAFNSYRRFDESRQTQMQNELKRIAEHPGLCKDVHEIVQRALRF; encoded by the coding sequence TTGACCGCCACGCAATCGATTCAGCCAGTCCTTCGCAGCGACTACCAGCCCCCCACCTATTGGATCGAAAACGTCGAACTCGACTTCGACCTCGATCCTCGTGAAACCTTGGTAACGTCCCGCATCTCGGTGCGTCGCAACCCCGAGCAATCCTCGAGCAAGCTGGATCTGGCCGGTGAAAATCTGAAATTCCAATCCGTGGCGGTCGATGGCAAACGGCTGGACGAAACGCAATATCAGCTGCGCGACGATGGGATGACGCTGCTGGATTTGCCCGAGTCGTGCGTCATCGAAACGAAGGTTCTGGTTTCGCCAGTGACCAACAAATCGCTTTCAGGGCTGTATCAAACCTCTGGCAATTATTGCACTCAGTGTGAAGCGGTTGGTTTTCGCCGGATTACCTATTTCCTAGATCGTCCCGACGTGATGACGACTTATCGTGTGACGATCCGTGGCGACAAGCAATCTTGTCCCGTGATGCTGTCCAACGGCAACCGAGTTTCGCAGCGATCGCTTGACGACGGGCGGCATGAAGTTGTATGGGAAGATCCATTTCCCAAACCGAGTTACCTGTTCGCACTCGTCGCCGGTAATCTGAGATGCCACCGAGGCACCTTCACTACCCGCAGCGGCCGAGACGTCGCTCTGGAAATCTGGGTCGAACCACAAAACATCGACAAGTGCGAACACGCGTTGGTGTCGCTGCAGAAATCGATGAAGTGGGACGAGGACGTTTTCGGACTCGAGTACGACCTGGATATCTACATGATCGTGGCCGTGAACGACTTCAACATGGGCGCGATGGAAAACAAGGGGCTGAACGTCTTTAATTCCAAATACGTGCTGGCACTTCCTGATACGGCGACCGACGAAGATTACATGTTGATCGAGGCCGTGATCGCTCACGAGTACTTTCACAATTGGACCGGCAATCGTGTCACCTGTCGCGATTGGTTCCAATTGACGCTCAAGGAAGGCTTGACGGTTTTTCGCGACCAGCAATTCACGGCTGATCAAACCTCCGCTGCAGTCAAAAGGATCGATGACGTGTCGGGATTGCGAGCCGGCCAGTTTGTCGAAGACAGCGGGCCAATGGCACACCCGATTCGGCCTGAATCCTATATCTCGATGGACAATTTTTACACCGCAACGGTCTATCGCAAAGGTGCCGAGATCATTCGCATGTACCACACGATCTTGGGTGCCGAAGGCTTCCGTCGTGGTATGGACTTGTATTTCGAGCGACACGATAACTCGGCGGTCACGTGTGACGATTTCCGTGCCGCGATGGCCGACGCCAACGATGTCAATTTCGATTTATTTGATCGTTGGTACTCGCAAGCCGGAACGCCGGAGTTGACCGTCACCGAAGCCTGGGACGCTGCGAAGGGCGAATACACGCTGACGATGACGCAGTCCTATCCACCGCTGCCCGGTGGCAATCCCGGTACCGTGGACCGAAAACCGGTGCCTTTGCCGGTGCGTGTCGGATTGTTGGATGCCGAAAGTGGCGAAGAGATCGAACAACACGGCGGCGTTGTGATGCTGCAATCGGAATCCGAGTCTTTCACGTTCGGCGGTCTGACCGCAAAGCCGATCGCCTCCGTCTTGCGAGGATTCTCGGCACCGGTTCGCTTGCGAATGCAGCGTAGCGAAGCGGAACTCGCGTTCATAATGGCTCATGACACCGATTCGTTCAATCGTTGGGACGCTGGCCAAACGCTGGCGACAAAATTGCTGATCGATGCAGCCAACGTGATCAGCGAGGGAGGAAATCTCGAGTTGTCAGGTCAATTTCGTGACGCGTTTGGGCGCGTGCTTCATGACGACTCCGTTGATGAAGCCTTCAAAGCGCTCGCGTTGACGTTGCCTCGCGAAAGCGTTTTGGGGCAAGAAATGGCCGTGATCGATCCCGACTCGCTGCATACCGCTCGCCAATTCTACCGACAGCAACTTGCTGAGTCCTTTCAATCCGAATTGACGGCCCTGTACAACGATCAGGCGGCGGACGGAGCCTACAAGAATGATCAACAATCAATCAATCGCCGCCGTTTGAAGAACGTCGTGTTGGCCTATTTGTCGGCACTGGATACATCCGAGTCGGTGTCTTTGGTTGCCGGTCAATTCGATCAGGCCGACAACATGACCAACAAGCAAGCCGCATTATCGCTGTTGGCAAACTTGGATGTGCCGGCTCGGGAAGAGGCACTCGCTGCGTTCTACAAGAAATACCAATCCGACCCGTTGGTGATCGACAAATGGTTTGCCGTACAAGCGGTTTCGAGTCGCGAGGATACGATCGAGCAGGTCAAGCGGTTGACGACACATCCCGACTTTAGCGTCGATAATCCGAACCGCGTTCGCTCGCTGATCGGAGCGTTCACGCAAAACCAGGTCCGTTTTCACCAAGCCGACGGAGCCGGTTACAAGTTGTTAGCCGATTACGTCTTGAAAATTGAATCGGCCAACCCGCAGTTGGCTGCCCGGTTGGTCGCGGCTTTCAACAGCTACCGCCGGTTTGATGAATCACGACAAACGCAAATGCAAAACGAGCTGAAGCGGATCGCTGAACATCCAGGGCTATGCAAAGACGTCCACGAGATCGTCCAGCGGGCCTTGCGTTTTTAA
- a CDS encoding di-heme oxidoredictase family protein, translating to MQTSYRKFATSCVAVVLIGFGVPGVAAAQESAIEARIGFTGQQLFEHEWQPAKTSDTAIAQTKRVDGDGLGPLHNATSCAACHKNGGAAGVQHNITLITVDPRSSVLTDKKHGGKRLFEVFPALLGPRGAVTFSTVVHDRSTRPGYSLIRDRLASYVPGGIENTWFDPNQRTIAAIAAQPVVAGRHDSVDFYLSQLNSPALFGAGAIDSIAVERIMALAKRQSEKSNGAITGRFVGKFGWRGQVGSLNQFITQACVGELGLTPGGARASRSDRLGAVSRDRSVDESERTKITIESMMMASFVTATQAGDPADLDYMNTGRDMSLDEVRKLERFVRSLPRPTELPQPEHSFDDVRDGERLFGRIGCIDCHVADVRPVSGIFSDLLLHDMGAELQSPLSAPLGFDTKAQLMKSVSFGERGPTMSSAQSAYGSGEIVARMPKPYPIDEPEQPQFPRGDMPETDTIYWDTLQREWRTPPLWGVADSAPYLHDGRAETLEEAVLWHGGEAAAARNRYYDLSRADKDRVLAFLSSLRAPKPSEPSH from the coding sequence ATGCAGACGTCATACCGGAAATTTGCGACTTCATGTGTTGCAGTCGTGCTGATTGGGTTCGGGGTTCCGGGTGTCGCGGCGGCGCAGGAATCTGCGATTGAGGCACGGATTGGCTTTACCGGCCAGCAGTTGTTCGAGCACGAATGGCAACCCGCAAAGACGTCTGACACGGCGATCGCCCAGACCAAGCGAGTCGACGGAGACGGACTTGGGCCGCTGCACAATGCGACCTCGTGTGCCGCGTGCCACAAAAATGGGGGTGCCGCCGGCGTTCAACATAACATCACGCTGATCACGGTCGATCCTCGTTCGAGCGTATTGACCGATAAGAAGCACGGCGGAAAACGACTGTTCGAAGTCTTCCCAGCATTGCTCGGGCCCCGCGGCGCGGTGACCTTTAGCACCGTCGTGCACGACCGTTCGACTCGACCTGGCTATTCGTTGATTCGAGACAGGTTGGCGTCGTACGTTCCAGGCGGGATCGAAAACACGTGGTTTGATCCGAACCAGCGAACGATTGCCGCTATCGCGGCACAGCCGGTTGTTGCTGGCCGCCACGACAGCGTTGACTTTTATCTCAGCCAACTGAACTCGCCCGCCTTGTTTGGCGCCGGAGCGATCGATTCGATTGCAGTGGAACGGATCATGGCCCTTGCAAAACGGCAATCGGAAAAATCTAACGGAGCAATCACAGGGCGATTCGTTGGCAAATTCGGCTGGCGTGGCCAAGTCGGTTCTCTGAATCAATTCATTACTCAGGCCTGCGTCGGTGAATTGGGGCTGACCCCAGGCGGTGCTCGGGCATCACGAAGCGATCGCCTGGGGGCCGTGAGTCGGGACCGTTCTGTAGACGAGTCTGAACGTACGAAAATTACAATCGAATCGATGATGATGGCTTCGTTTGTCACCGCGACGCAAGCCGGCGATCCAGCCGACCTGGACTACATGAATACAGGCCGGGATATGTCGCTGGATGAAGTCAGAAAGTTAGAACGCTTTGTGAGGTCGCTTCCACGTCCGACCGAATTGCCGCAGCCCGAACACAGCTTCGATGATGTGCGTGATGGCGAGCGGTTGTTTGGCAGGATCGGCTGCATCGATTGCCACGTCGCCGACGTGCGTCCCGTTTCGGGCATCTTTAGCGACTTGTTGTTGCATGATATGGGAGCTGAGTTGCAGTCGCCGCTTTCTGCACCGCTGGGTTTTGATACCAAGGCGCAATTGATGAAATCGGTTTCGTTTGGTGAGCGTGGTCCGACAATGTCGTCGGCTCAATCGGCTTATGGGTCGGGCGAGATTGTCGCACGGATGCCCAAGCCCTACCCGATCGATGAACCCGAACAGCCGCAGTTTCCTCGCGGGGATATGCCCGAAACCGACACGATTTACTGGGACACGCTGCAGCGTGAATGGCGGACTCCGCCGCTTTGGGGTGTTGCCGACAGTGCACCCTATCTTCACGACGGACGCGCCGAAACGCTCGAAGAGGCGGTGTTGTGGCATGGTGGTGAGGCGGCCGCGGCTCGGAATCGATACTACGATCTCTCGCGAGCAGACAAAGATCGTGTGTTAGCGTTCCTGTCCTCACTGCGGGCGCCAAAACCCAGCGAACCAAGTCACTGA
- a CDS encoding transglutaminase family protein yields the protein MAIHVGIEHYTRYLYDRPIRMSPHLIRLRPAPHARTPIHDYQLKIEPAEHHLHWQQDPFGNQIARIIFPEPVTEFVVDVQLVAEMTVINPFDFFVEDYAEKFPFDYEPLQHHELAPYFELTDNGPLLADWIAGIDLTPRRCVDFLVYINSKLQADIGYNIRMEVGIQTCEETLKMRTGSCRDTAWLLVQILRHIGLAARFVSGYLVQLTPDEKSLDGPSGTDHDFTDLHAWTEVYIPGAGWIGLDPTSGLFAGEGHIPLACTPDPVSAAPVTGASDKCEVTFEFRNVVTRVHEDPRVTKPYTDDQWESICTLGRQVDKELNELDVRLTMGGEPTFVSIDDMDGAQWNTEALGVHKRERAGVLLKRLKDSFAHGALLHYGEGKWYPGEPLPRWALGCFWRNDGIPLWRDERLIADETRPTNVTVHDAERFGQVVASKMGIDSRFLIAAREDWLYYLWRESQQQVGADNIVIPWARQYRDDLSLALARGLDKAIGYALPMRYDWSRDRWRSGTWTFPRGEMFLMPGGSPMGLRLPLGQLPWAIEELVEYDYIAPSIEPPQHDGGIGTATAPPAADAKPETVRAYFKQMMEVPYTALCIEPRNGHLYVFMPRLENFDHFAELLAAIEDTAAELQLPVLIEGYEPPDSPQLDSLKVTPDPGVIEVNIQPADNWDDLQQNTVTLYEQARLSRLATEKFMLDGRHTGTGGGNHVTLGAEQPSDSPFLRRPDLLRSLITYWQHHPSLSYLFSGLFIGPTSQAPRIDERGNHLLDELEVSLGEIETGVSPIELDYSLRSFLADLTGNTHRAEFCIDKLYPADRPKGRLGLLEFRAFEMPPHSQMSLAQMLLLRALIAKFWRKPYRHRLVRWGTALHDRFMLPHYVRSDFQSVMQELAEDGYPFELGWYEPFFEFRFPVYGRVQYGGVELELRMALEPWLVLDEEDGAQRQARVVDSAVERLEIICRGLDPKRYRVTCNRRSLPLHETGAANEYVAGVRFKAWKAAFGLHPTIDMHAPLVFDVFDIQLGRSIGGCVYHVSHPGGLGYETFPVNAFEAEARRMSRFWSWGHSAGDPPRPKWVDQLKDYYAELPPLGHRDPASKINSDYPHTLDLRREYKS from the coding sequence GTGGCAATACACGTTGGCATAGAACACTACACTCGCTATCTGTACGACCGGCCGATTCGGATGTCACCGCATCTGATCCGGCTGCGTCCCGCGCCGCACGCGCGGACGCCCATCCACGACTATCAGCTGAAGATCGAACCGGCCGAACACCATCTGCATTGGCAACAAGACCCGTTCGGCAATCAGATTGCCCGCATCATCTTTCCCGAACCGGTGACCGAATTTGTCGTCGACGTCCAATTGGTCGCCGAGATGACGGTGATCAATCCGTTCGATTTTTTCGTCGAAGACTACGCGGAAAAGTTCCCCTTCGATTACGAACCGCTGCAACATCACGAGCTAGCCCCCTATTTCGAACTGACCGATAACGGACCGCTATTGGCCGATTGGATCGCGGGGATCGATCTGACACCTCGTCGCTGTGTCGATTTCCTGGTCTACATCAATTCCAAGCTGCAGGCCGATATTGGTTACAACATTCGCATGGAGGTCGGGATCCAGACGTGCGAAGAAACGCTAAAGATGCGGACCGGCTCTTGCCGTGACACCGCTTGGTTACTGGTCCAGATCCTTCGCCATATCGGTTTGGCCGCTCGCTTTGTTTCCGGCTACCTGGTTCAGTTGACCCCAGACGAAAAGTCGCTCGATGGACCGTCCGGCACCGATCATGACTTTACCGACCTGCATGCATGGACCGAGGTCTATATCCCTGGTGCCGGTTGGATTGGCTTGGACCCAACCTCGGGGCTGTTTGCCGGCGAAGGCCATATCCCGTTGGCATGCACCCCCGATCCCGTCTCCGCTGCTCCTGTCACCGGAGCATCCGACAAGTGTGAGGTCACGTTCGAATTTCGCAACGTGGTCACTCGTGTCCACGAGGATCCTCGCGTCACCAAACCATACACCGACGATCAGTGGGAATCGATTTGCACGTTGGGACGGCAAGTTGACAAAGAGCTGAACGAGCTTGACGTCCGATTGACGATGGGTGGTGAACCGACGTTCGTCTCGATCGACGACATGGACGGAGCCCAGTGGAACACCGAAGCACTCGGGGTTCATAAACGCGAGCGAGCCGGTGTGCTGTTGAAGCGTTTAAAAGACTCCTTCGCCCACGGTGCCTTGTTGCATTACGGTGAGGGAAAATGGTACCCCGGCGAACCCTTGCCTCGCTGGGCACTCGGGTGTTTTTGGCGAAACGATGGGATCCCGTTGTGGCGGGATGAACGCTTGATCGCCGACGAAACCCGCCCCACCAACGTAACCGTCCACGACGCCGAACGTTTTGGCCAAGTCGTGGCAAGCAAAATGGGAATCGATTCGCGTTTCTTGATCGCTGCACGCGAAGATTGGCTGTACTACCTGTGGCGGGAAAGTCAGCAGCAGGTCGGAGCGGACAACATTGTCATCCCGTGGGCACGCCAATATCGCGACGACCTTAGCCTCGCCCTTGCTCGCGGATTGGACAAGGCGATTGGTTACGCGTTGCCGATGCGTTACGACTGGTCTCGCGATCGCTGGCGATCGGGCACATGGACCTTTCCACGTGGCGAGATGTTCTTAATGCCCGGCGGATCCCCGATGGGATTGCGACTGCCGCTCGGTCAATTGCCATGGGCCATCGAAGAGCTCGTTGAATACGACTACATCGCTCCGTCCATCGAACCACCGCAACACGACGGCGGCATTGGAACCGCCACCGCTCCGCCGGCAGCCGACGCGAAACCCGAAACCGTTCGGGCCTACTTCAAACAAATGATGGAGGTGCCGTACACGGCGTTGTGTATCGAACCGCGAAATGGCCACCTGTACGTGTTCATGCCGCGACTAGAAAATTTCGACCATTTCGCTGAGTTGCTCGCAGCAATCGAAGACACTGCTGCCGAATTGCAATTGCCGGTGTTGATCGAAGGCTATGAGCCCCCCGATTCGCCGCAACTTGATTCGCTAAAGGTCACGCCCGACCCTGGCGTTATCGAAGTCAACATTCAACCGGCCGACAATTGGGACGATCTGCAGCAGAACACCGTCACCTTGTATGAACAAGCACGGCTGTCACGGCTTGCGACCGAAAAATTCATGCTGGATGGTCGTCACACCGGCACCGGCGGCGGCAACCATGTCACGCTGGGCGCCGAACAACCAAGCGACAGTCCGTTTCTGCGGCGTCCCGACCTGTTGCGGTCATTGATCACCTATTGGCAACATCATCCATCGTTGTCGTACCTGTTTTCCGGATTGTTCATCGGGCCGACGTCTCAGGCGCCTCGAATTGACGAACGAGGCAACCATTTACTCGATGAACTCGAAGTCAGTTTGGGCGAAATCGAAACCGGGGTTTCCCCGATCGAACTGGACTACAGTCTGCGAAGCTTCCTCGCCGATTTGACTGGCAACACGCATCGTGCCGAATTTTGTATCGACAAACTCTATCCCGCCGATCGTCCTAAGGGGCGTTTGGGTTTGCTCGAGTTTCGTGCGTTTGAAATGCCGCCGCACTCGCAAATGAGTCTGGCGCAAATGTTACTGCTGCGAGCATTGATCGCCAAATTTTGGCGGAAACCGTATCGACATCGATTGGTCCGCTGGGGAACGGCGTTGCATGACCGATTCATGTTGCCACACTACGTTCGCAGTGATTTTCAATCGGTAATGCAAGAGCTTGCCGAGGACGGATATCCGTTTGAATTGGGATGGTACGAACCGTTTTTCGAGTTCCGATTCCCCGTTTACGGCCGCGTCCAATACGGTGGCGTCGAACTCGAGTTGCGAATGGCACTTGAACCGTGGCTGGTGCTGGACGAAGAGGACGGGGCTCAGCGTCAAGCTCGCGTCGTCGACTCGGCCGTGGAACGTTTAGAGATCATTTGCCGCGGGCTCGATCCGAAACGCTATCGCGTCACCTGCAACCGACGCAGTTTACCACTGCATGAAACCGGGGCGGCCAACGAATACGTCGCTGGCGTGCGGTTCAAAGCGTGGAAGGCGGCCTTCGGACTGCATCCGACCATCGACATGCACGCTCCGTTGGTGTTCGACGTGTTCGACATCCAACTCGGGCGTTCGATTGGCGGTTGCGTTTACCACGTCTCACACCCCGGCGGATTGGGTTACGAAACCTTTCCTGTCAACGCATTTGAAGCGGAAGCTCGGCGGATGTCCCGCTTCTGGTCCTGGGGCCACAGTGCGGGCGACCCACCACGACCGAAATGGGTCGATCAATTGAAAGACTACTACGCCGAGCTGCCGCCACTTGGGCATCGCGATCCGGCCTCCAAAATTAATTCTGATTATCCGCACACCTTAGACCTGCGCCGCGAATACAAATCATGA
- a CDS encoding transglutaminase family protein encodes MSMRVALSHHLSFVFHRQLNPTTLWLRLRPAPHTTAKIEAYSIKVHADPVWLTWARDPFENHLGRLDLPKPFSSVGFDVEFIADLVPFNPFGFFVEPFANDYPFAYPEQLRKELIPYLHPEPHGDAFAGWLAGLDRSPRYLVEYLTLINNVVHDRLSVDWSSGSKPNGLDAVIENGGGSPQDLAWVLTQSLRSLGLAARFTSGYLITLTTDSEGNVSDDDSTDTARVHAWSEVFVPGAGWIGLDPSLGIFTAEYHVPLASTPDRFRTVPLVGIQAPLVASSKDQLTLRRLKPTVPNKLLSQTHWHDIAATGRYVDDQLSKQQIALCSSAEVNFIRDPSMASDASIAGRDDRELAELLLARLRTQWGSGGAVHIGQGEHYRGESSARWRMSCCYRSDGHPLWRDVNPLPRGTESPREVTADDANQFATALASGLTVNPDYVIPAYEDRLHQLWTDPSQLPLVPETDELTDPLRRQRLAQRLSTPQSAPTGYVLPLRWHPIRNLWSSGTWEFRRSKLYLLPGDFSMGFRLPLGSLSKHATEADEIANEPSQFEEKDLLPQIYGETSARQTVFSPPSDRSEELDSEKNGRAPRTALCVQARDNAIHVFLPPIHHVEHYVELVAVIHAVAQQLQLPVVLEGYDPPQDPRLLRFVIEPDRNRLRLVLPAASNWQQQSELYETAFAEAKAVGLVAESGLAEDTEDVAHLDELNEEKVQRASSNTALTLGGPTPATSPFLNHPPLLRSLISYWLNHPCLSYLFSGTQIGPSGNAPRPDEGRDDALYELGIALERIPVADSPHLWLPDRLLRHLLADASGNMHRAEIRVDTLYAPERQSRRLGQIILQSFAMAPISKLASLQALLVRALVAHFHQRPYTEPLVRWESQLHDRFMLPQVLWDDFSQVIRDLNESGLPLQQEWFRSIFELNFPRLGRVQLGDITLELRRAHEPWPLLAEEVTGAGIARFIDVANERLQVRLSGVVPDRYVLACNRESVPLKRGTTEGEYVAGVRYKVTQPPSTLHPTIAPVNKLVFDLIDTWTGKSIGGCTYYPAAPHTWTAGPMGTPTPVQLPGTEPTVPPVPEARSPVRVSGRFEGSGSGECDFSMPTHRLDRRFPYLLDLTKVAVENGMVVQSDVRVV; translated from the coding sequence ATGAGCATGCGTGTTGCCCTTAGCCATCATCTGAGCTTCGTCTTCCATCGTCAATTGAATCCGACAACGCTGTGGTTGCGTCTGCGTCCTGCGCCGCATACCACGGCGAAAATCGAGGCGTACTCGATCAAAGTTCACGCGGACCCCGTCTGGTTAACTTGGGCTCGAGATCCGTTTGAAAACCATCTCGGCCGTCTGGATCTACCGAAACCGTTTAGCAGCGTCGGGTTTGATGTTGAATTCATTGCCGATTTGGTCCCCTTCAATCCGTTTGGATTCTTTGTCGAACCGTTTGCAAATGACTATCCGTTTGCTTACCCCGAGCAACTTCGCAAAGAGCTGATCCCATATTTGCATCCCGAACCACACGGAGACGCGTTCGCTGGTTGGCTAGCCGGACTCGACCGTTCGCCGCGTTATCTGGTTGAGTATTTAACGCTGATCAATAACGTCGTGCACGACCGATTGAGCGTCGATTGGTCTTCGGGCTCGAAACCGAATGGTCTGGACGCCGTCATCGAAAACGGGGGTGGATCGCCGCAAGACTTGGCCTGGGTTTTAACGCAAAGCCTGCGTTCGCTTGGATTGGCAGCACGTTTTACTTCGGGGTACCTGATCACGTTGACGACCGACAGCGAAGGAAACGTCAGCGACGATGACAGTACCGATACCGCGCGTGTTCATGCATGGAGTGAGGTGTTTGTTCCCGGCGCCGGTTGGATCGGCTTGGACCCAAGCCTGGGGATTTTTACAGCCGAATATCATGTTCCGCTAGCCAGCACGCCGGATCGTTTTCGCACGGTGCCGTTGGTAGGGATCCAAGCACCCTTGGTCGCCAGTTCGAAGGACCAACTGACACTGCGGCGATTAAAACCAACCGTTCCAAATAAACTACTTAGCCAAACCCACTGGCACGACATCGCCGCGACAGGCCGCTACGTCGATGACCAATTGTCCAAGCAACAGATTGCATTGTGCAGCAGTGCGGAAGTCAACTTTATCCGCGATCCATCGATGGCATCCGACGCGTCAATCGCCGGTCGCGATGATCGCGAGCTCGCAGAATTGTTGCTGGCCCGCTTGCGGACGCAGTGGGGATCCGGCGGCGCCGTCCACATCGGCCAAGGCGAACATTATCGCGGCGAGAGCAGTGCGCGGTGGCGGATGAGCTGCTGTTACCGCAGCGATGGACATCCGTTGTGGCGGGACGTGAACCCGCTGCCTCGTGGCACCGAATCACCACGTGAAGTCACCGCCGACGATGCGAATCAGTTTGCCACTGCGCTGGCGTCCGGATTGACCGTCAACCCCGATTACGTCATCCCCGCGTACGAGGATCGACTGCACCAACTGTGGACCGACCCTTCACAATTGCCCCTCGTTCCGGAGACCGACGAACTTACGGATCCCCTCCGGCGGCAACGCTTGGCGCAGCGGCTTTCAACGCCTCAATCGGCCCCAACCGGCTACGTCTTGCCCCTGCGTTGGCATCCAATCCGAAACCTCTGGTCCAGTGGCACTTGGGAATTTCGCCGTTCGAAGCTTTATTTACTGCCAGGCGATTTTTCGATGGGATTCCGGTTGCCGCTGGGCAGTTTGTCCAAACATGCGACCGAAGCCGATGAGATTGCCAACGAGCCAAGTCAGTTCGAGGAAAAGGATTTATTGCCGCAAATTTATGGCGAAACCAGCGCCCGGCAAACCGTCTTCTCACCCCCTAGTGACCGCTCGGAGGAGCTTGACAGTGAGAAAAACGGTCGCGCACCGCGAACCGCATTGTGCGTCCAAGCACGCGACAACGCGATTCACGTCTTCTTGCCGCCGATCCATCATGTCGAACACTACGTCGAATTGGTTGCCGTCATCCACGCAGTTGCTCAGCAATTGCAGCTACCCGTGGTGCTGGAGGGCTACGATCCACCGCAAGACCCTCGATTGTTGCGATTTGTCATTGAACCTGATCGCAACCGACTGCGGTTGGTCCTTCCTGCCGCATCCAATTGGCAACAACAATCGGAACTGTACGAGACCGCGTTCGCCGAAGCAAAAGCTGTCGGTTTGGTTGCCGAGAGCGGATTGGCCGAGGATACCGAGGACGTCGCTCATCTGGATGAATTGAATGAGGAAAAGGTCCAACGCGCCAGCAGCAACACCGCGCTGACACTCGGCGGCCCCACGCCCGCGACCAGCCCGTTCTTAAATCACCCTCCGCTACTGCGTTCGTTGATTAGCTATTGGCTAAACCATCCTTGTTTGTCTTACCTGTTTTCAGGGACGCAGATCGGCCCGAGCGGCAATGCGCCGCGTCCTGATGAAGGCCGAGACGACGCGTTGTACGAACTGGGCATCGCACTCGAGCGCATTCCCGTTGCAGATTCACCTCACTTGTGGTTGCCCGACCGACTGCTACGTCATCTGCTGGCGGATGCTTCGGGCAACATGCACCGCGCCGAAATTCGCGTCGATACGCTGTATGCTCCTGAGCGTCAGAGTCGTCGACTCGGTCAGATCATTCTGCAAAGTTTCGCGATGGCGCCGATCTCAAAACTTGCCTCACTGCAGGCGCTGCTGGTGCGTGCTCTGGTGGCTCATTTTCATCAACGTCCGTACACCGAACCCTTGGTCCGTTGGGAAAGCCAGCTGCATGATCGGTTCATGTTACCGCAAGTCCTCTGGGACGATTTTTCGCAGGTGATTCGCGACCTGAACGAATCCGGGTTGCCGTTACAACAGGAATGGTTCCGATCGATCTTCGAGCTGAACTTTCCGCGACTTGGACGTGTGCAACTCGGTGACATCACGCTCGAACTGCGACGGGCGCACGAACCATGGCCACTGTTGGCCGAAGAGGTTACCGGGGCCGGCATCGCTCGCTTCATTGACGTCGCCAATGAACGACTGCAAGTGCGATTGAGTGGCGTTGTTCCGGACCGCTATGTATTGGCTTGCAACCGAGAATCAGTGCCACTGAAACGAGGCACGACCGAGGGCGAATATGTTGCCGGCGTTCGCTACAAGGTGACCCAGCCCCCATCGACGCTGCACCCCACGATTGCTCCCGTGAACAAGTTGGTTTTCGACTTGATTGACACATGGACCGGCAAATCGATCGGCGGCTGCACCTATTATCCTGCGGCCCCACATACCTGGACCGCAGGACCAATGGGAACGCCCACGCCAGTTCAACTTCCGGGCACCGAGCCGACGGTTCCCCCGGTCCCCGAAGCTCGATCACCGGTTCGCGTCTCCGGTCGATTCGAAGGAAGCGGCAGCGGCGAATGCGACTTCTCGATGCCAACGCATCGCCTGGACCGCCGCTTTCCCTACCTGTTGGATTTGACCAAAGTCGCAGTCGAAAACGGCATGGTGGTGCAAAGCGACGTCCGCGTCGTCTAG